One window from the genome of Rariglobus hedericola encodes:
- a CDS encoding PD-(D/E)XK nuclease family protein: MANPPQIELLLTRHADTAWAEVVRPWLEAGRGQLARAFVVVATRGQAHGFKQRCLMEGIPLLGVEFLTPGLARQKWRSLATDPKPVLGRELLLLGLRTLIAKRLEPLTIADTEWGFWKSLQSDPERALDDFDTLLKGGFRAEDFPLEPLREIFGELTTWIAAHGAGVAPIEAEKAGLTKLDAGATRIGGRLLVCGLSAELWGEFFNVAAFVRRMEDVTVVLPEPAFRGRADGDEKWVELWQALLLGVMAEPVDAEPPEETCEAVGALWTREPADDATERATVLVGRARADEMVLVADAIAERLAGGAENIGVIFPKADAGYLRLTGLLRARGIQYADMLEGAAMPPVDTQAQRALIAFYKGGARVDDLLELWPLLRALGAGNDEHVNLTLAAVRKACERSFDELHTHALAPHVEHWKKAQPALAEIAGKLLPAWPEELTLDDALARLEQVCTALGIVEPEGLGALTAFAKKADGELFPGAVVLSTLEEFLPSKSPPTDRSGKGTFARVTITTRRRAEGIAWSHLFLAESNAGVWPDRGQPSPWLTDEHREELNKRGRFTLGLFTSEQRAAFEKAGYAQLARDTRTEVIFSAALFDEENPELPLAPNSWVERVLWASGAAAEAGGLEEAFAEAARVTAVSPEPNAEDLAWKKIWDGRRDAGRVFDDYFFAGDPAVITPEKWSARRVEQGVQDPAVLWFESVLGVQRVPWEPLVRVRAKALGQLAHALLAYALTAGQIGAGGFGPLPGQADAAERLAQALAHKRAGWPEDRYWDSFHAELAHACEVLLARVYELAPENAFVAAEWNVPRGATVACGAQRIEVGGRVDLVLSDRAGFKGAIVEILDFKTGGDAKLSASRMARDGKSLQLALYLAALKALGADGGRVWMVKIEAGGTTSLGMEELDLALASLGRLEKMLASGTYGALTADRAEYPPYGYTWPLACVPVPAAVLAEKFEKTFGREMEDADV; encoded by the coding sequence GTGGCGAACCCTCCGCAAATCGAATTGCTGCTCACCCGCCACGCCGACACGGCCTGGGCGGAAGTGGTGCGTCCGTGGCTCGAAGCCGGCCGCGGGCAACTGGCGCGGGCGTTTGTGGTGGTGGCCACGCGCGGGCAGGCGCACGGGTTTAAACAACGCTGCCTGATGGAGGGGATTCCGCTGCTCGGGGTGGAGTTTCTCACGCCCGGACTGGCGCGTCAGAAATGGCGTTCGCTGGCGACGGATCCGAAGCCTGTGCTGGGACGCGAATTGTTGCTGCTTGGCCTGCGCACGCTGATCGCGAAACGGCTGGAGCCGCTGACGATCGCGGACACTGAGTGGGGATTTTGGAAAAGCCTGCAAAGCGACCCGGAGCGGGCGCTCGACGATTTTGATACGTTGCTGAAAGGTGGTTTCCGCGCGGAGGATTTTCCGTTGGAGCCGTTGCGGGAAATCTTTGGCGAACTGACGACGTGGATCGCGGCGCATGGCGCGGGCGTGGCGCCTATTGAGGCGGAGAAAGCCGGCCTCACGAAACTCGACGCCGGCGCGACGCGGATCGGCGGACGGTTGCTGGTGTGCGGGCTGAGCGCGGAGTTGTGGGGCGAATTTTTCAACGTGGCGGCGTTCGTGCGGCGGATGGAAGACGTGACAGTGGTGTTGCCAGAGCCGGCGTTTCGCGGGCGCGCGGATGGCGACGAGAAGTGGGTTGAGTTGTGGCAGGCACTCTTACTAGGCGTCATGGCTGAACCCGTTGATGCGGAGCCGCCCGAGGAGACGTGTGAGGCAGTGGGAGCGCTGTGGACGCGTGAACCGGCGGACGATGCGACCGAGCGCGCGACGGTGCTGGTCGGGCGCGCGCGGGCCGACGAAATGGTGTTGGTGGCCGACGCGATTGCTGAACGGCTGGCGGGTGGGGCGGAGAACATCGGCGTGATTTTTCCGAAGGCGGACGCGGGGTATCTGCGGCTGACGGGATTGTTGCGGGCGCGCGGTATCCAGTATGCGGATATGCTCGAAGGCGCGGCGATGCCGCCGGTGGACACGCAGGCGCAACGGGCGTTGATCGCGTTCTACAAGGGCGGGGCGCGGGTGGACGATTTGCTGGAGCTGTGGCCGTTGCTGCGGGCGCTGGGTGCGGGCAACGACGAGCACGTGAACCTCACGCTGGCAGCGGTGCGTAAGGCGTGTGAGCGGAGCTTTGACGAGTTGCACACGCATGCGCTGGCGCCGCATGTGGAGCATTGGAAGAAGGCGCAGCCGGCGCTGGCGGAGATCGCGGGCAAGCTGCTGCCGGCGTGGCCGGAAGAGCTGACGCTGGACGACGCGTTGGCGCGGCTGGAGCAGGTTTGCACGGCGCTGGGGATCGTGGAGCCGGAGGGGCTGGGGGCGTTGACGGCGTTTGCGAAGAAGGCGGACGGCGAGCTGTTTCCTGGCGCGGTGGTGCTGTCGACGCTGGAGGAATTTTTGCCCTCGAAGAGTCCGCCGACCGATCGCTCGGGCAAGGGGACGTTTGCGCGGGTGACGATCACGACGCGGCGGCGCGCGGAGGGGATTGCGTGGTCTCATCTGTTTTTGGCGGAGTCGAACGCGGGCGTGTGGCCGGATCGCGGGCAGCCGAGTCCGTGGCTGACGGACGAACATCGCGAGGAGTTGAACAAACGCGGACGGTTCACGCTTGGTCTTTTCACGAGCGAGCAACGGGCGGCGTTCGAGAAGGCGGGTTACGCGCAACTGGCGCGCGACACGCGGACGGAAGTGATTTTTTCGGCGGCGCTTTTCGATGAGGAGAATCCGGAGTTGCCGTTGGCGCCTAACAGCTGGGTTGAGCGCGTGTTGTGGGCGAGCGGCGCGGCGGCGGAGGCGGGCGGCTTGGAAGAGGCGTTTGCGGAGGCGGCTCGGGTGACTGCGGTGTCGCCGGAGCCGAACGCGGAGGATTTGGCGTGGAAAAAAATCTGGGACGGGCGTCGCGATGCGGGACGGGTCTTTGATGACTACTTTTTTGCGGGGGATCCGGCGGTGATCACGCCGGAGAAATGGTCGGCGCGGCGGGTGGAGCAAGGCGTGCAGGATCCGGCGGTGCTGTGGTTTGAGAGCGTGCTCGGGGTGCAACGCGTGCCGTGGGAGCCGCTGGTGCGCGTGAGGGCCAAGGCGCTGGGGCAGCTGGCGCATGCGTTGCTGGCTTACGCGCTGACGGCGGGGCAGATCGGCGCGGGCGGGTTTGGTCCGCTGCCGGGGCAGGCGGACGCGGCGGAGCGGCTGGCGCAGGCGCTGGCGCACAAGCGCGCGGGCTGGCCGGAGGATCGTTACTGGGATTCGTTTCATGCGGAGCTGGCGCATGCATGCGAAGTGTTGCTGGCGCGCGTTTATGAACTGGCGCCTGAGAATGCATTTGTGGCGGCGGAATGGAACGTGCCGCGCGGGGCGACGGTGGCTTGCGGAGCGCAACGAATCGAAGTGGGCGGGCGCGTGGACCTGGTGTTGAGCGACCGTGCGGGGTTCAAGGGCGCGATCGTGGAGATCCTGGATTTCAAGACGGGCGGAGATGCGAAACTGAGCGCATCGCGGATGGCGCGGGATGGGAAATCGCTGCAGCTGGCGCTGTATCTGGCCGCATTGAAGGCACTGGGCGCAGACGGCGGCCGCGTATGGATGGTGAAGATCGAGGCGGGCGGCACGACGTCGCTTGGGATGGAGGAACTCGATCTCGCGCTGGCCTCGCTGGGGCGATTGGAAAAGATGCTGGCGAGCGGAACGTATGGCGCGCTGACGGCGGATCGCGCGGAGTATCCGCCTTATGGTTACACCTGGCCGCTGGCCTGCGTGCCGGTGCCGGCGGCGGTGTTGGCGGAGAAGTTTGAAAAGACGTTTGGCCGGGAAATGGAGGACGCCGATGTCTGA
- the rpsT gene encoding 30S ribosomal protein S20: MANTKSAIKAARKSARLTTRNKATKTRLKTLHKKLIAAEKAGKIEDTKVAAAAYVSAMDKATKSGVVHKNAASRAKSHVSKVVFAK; the protein is encoded by the coding sequence ATGGCCAACACCAAATCAGCTATCAAAGCCGCCCGCAAATCGGCGCGCCTCACCACCCGTAACAAGGCGACCAAGACCCGCCTGAAGACCCTCCACAAGAAGCTCATCGCTGCTGAGAAGGCCGGCAAGATCGAGGATACCAAGGTCGCCGCCGCCGCCTACGTTTCCGCCATGGACAAGGCCACCAAGTCCGGTGTCGTTCACAAGAACGCCGCCTCCCGCGCCAAGTCCCACGTCTCGAAGGTCGTCTTCGCGAAGTAA
- a CDS encoding zinc ribbon domain-containing protein — translation MLTPTLEKLLVLQDRDTKRLGLEAQLKAVPGEVALVEKKIATEKGAIEAAKFELMTLESKKKLIETEIGSTETKLGKYKTQQVQVRKNDEFKALGLEIEHTEAAIAVLEGQELEVMYSIDEAKKKFAEAEAVLKQNISGHEARIRTLRERETNLGGELKAAQGEVVIAREPVEERALRVYDRIAARQQPACVPVRGNTCGGCHLKVSAEVESAVRGKGDATGALPTCDQCGRIVWWDHA, via the coding sequence ATGCTTACTCCGACGCTTGAAAAGCTGCTGGTGCTTCAGGATCGCGATACGAAACGACTGGGACTGGAGGCACAGTTAAAAGCCGTGCCGGGAGAAGTCGCCCTCGTGGAGAAAAAAATCGCCACCGAGAAAGGCGCGATCGAGGCGGCCAAGTTTGAGTTGATGACGCTCGAATCGAAAAAGAAACTCATCGAGACCGAGATCGGTTCCACGGAGACGAAACTCGGCAAATACAAGACGCAGCAGGTGCAGGTGCGCAAAAACGATGAATTCAAGGCGCTCGGGCTCGAGATCGAACACACCGAGGCGGCCATCGCGGTGCTCGAGGGGCAGGAACTCGAAGTCATGTATTCGATCGACGAGGCGAAGAAAAAATTCGCGGAGGCCGAGGCGGTTTTGAAGCAGAATATTTCCGGCCACGAGGCGCGCATTCGCACGTTGCGCGAACGTGAGACGAATCTTGGGGGCGAGTTGAAAGCGGCGCAGGGCGAAGTGGTGATCGCGCGGGAGCCGGTCGAGGAGCGGGCATTGCGCGTGTATGACCGCATCGCGGCGCGCCAGCAGCCTGCGTGCGTGCCGGTGCGTGGGAATACCTGCGGCGGTTGCCATCTCAAAGTTTCGGCCGAGGTCGAGTCGGCGGTGCGCGGCAAGGGCGACGCCACGGGCGCGCTGCCGACGTGCGACCAATGCGGCCGTATCGTGTGGTGGGATCACGCCTGA
- a CDS encoding RrF2 family transcriptional regulator: MKLSVKVDYACRVLAQMAKYYGTDELAHIEQLAAVEAVPANYLVQILGELRNGGLINSRRGKQGGYALARPPTEITLYDIVKLIEGDLLELNGTGEGHSGRRVNAIWREVRGALEAKCRSYSLDQFAAKSDDEMYYI; encoded by the coding sequence GTGAAACTCTCCGTCAAAGTCGATTATGCCTGCCGGGTTCTGGCCCAGATGGCCAAGTATTACGGGACCGACGAGCTGGCCCATATCGAGCAGCTCGCGGCGGTGGAGGCTGTGCCGGCGAATTATCTGGTCCAGATCCTGGGCGAATTGCGCAATGGCGGGCTCATTAACAGCCGACGCGGCAAGCAAGGCGGTTATGCGCTGGCGAGGCCGCCGACGGAGATTACGCTCTACGACATCGTGAAGCTGATCGAAGGCGATCTGCTGGAGCTGAACGGCACGGGCGAAGGGCATTCGGGACGCCGGGTGAACGCGATCTGGCGCGAAGTGCGCGGGGCGTTGGAAGCGAAGTGCCGGAGTTACTCCCTCGACCAGTTTGCGGCCAAGAGTGACGACGAGATGTATTACATCTGA
- the gyrB gene encoding DNA topoisomerase (ATP-hydrolyzing) subunit B: MSDQSDSSIPTHNAAGEENYDASKLSQLKGLEAVRKKPGMYIGGTDERALHHCVSEVLDNSVDEHLAGHCKRIEVNIHVDGSISIRDDGRGIPVDINKDSGLPGVELVLTTLHSGGKYGQGGYKFSGGTHGVGAKCVNAVSEWFEVEVSRNGQVHHMRFEQGKTIKKLEVIGKATRTGTYVTFKPDAEIFKETTVFVTARIAQRLRELAFLNSGLEIVFTDERPAEPKVETYLYKDGVSEFVKQLNQGKNVVHPQPVRMTKETKLMLDDKPIEIHCEVVFQYNDTYNDQVLCYTNTINNPDGGTHLSGFRSALTRAINQFAKSNNLLKDKDPQITGDDVREGLAAVISIKHSDPKFESQTKVKLLSPEVESVVGSSTYEGLMMYFETNPQMGKRIIDKGLNAARAREAARKARETVRKGALSGGGLPGKLADCSERDPAQTELYIVEGDSAGGSAKQGRDRRYQAILPLRGKLINTEKARLDKVLSNEEIRTLITACGTGIGEGDESIGGFNADKARYHKIIIMTDADVDGSHIRTLLLTFLYRQMKGLIERGFIYIAQPPLYKIKRKKREQYVDNDEQLNRILLELGSEDVTLTRIRDGHTFATTQIDQIVENLAALEKLGGGVTRYGVELPAYLDQHDKTTQVLPRYIARIREGNKESHEFLLDEHARAAFIAREGLDADPTIDAPKPTGPIRRVTLHEIFESNEMAKLLRAIAAIGLEINQFTTTSEARYAITENVGQKGETRVELASPLDIVTHIRGNGRKGLHIQRYKGLGEMNPKQLFETTMDPEKRRLLKVDITDAAKADALFTLLMGDEVPPRRQFIEDNALNVQYLDV; this comes from the coding sequence ATGTCCGACCAATCCGACTCCTCGATTCCCACCCATAATGCAGCGGGTGAAGAAAACTACGACGCTTCCAAACTGAGCCAGCTCAAGGGCCTCGAAGCCGTCCGCAAGAAGCCCGGCATGTATATCGGCGGCACCGACGAACGCGCGCTCCACCACTGCGTTTCCGAGGTTCTGGACAACTCCGTCGACGAACATCTCGCCGGCCATTGCAAACGGATCGAGGTCAACATCCACGTCGATGGCTCCATCTCCATCCGCGACGATGGCCGCGGCATTCCCGTCGATATCAACAAGGACTCCGGCCTCCCCGGCGTTGAGCTCGTGCTCACCACGCTGCACTCCGGCGGCAAATACGGCCAGGGTGGCTACAAATTCTCCGGCGGCACCCACGGCGTCGGCGCCAAGTGCGTCAACGCCGTCTCCGAGTGGTTCGAGGTCGAGGTCTCGCGCAACGGCCAGGTCCACCACATGCGCTTCGAGCAGGGCAAAACCATCAAGAAGCTCGAGGTCATCGGCAAAGCCACGCGCACCGGCACCTACGTCACCTTCAAGCCCGACGCCGAGATCTTCAAGGAAACGACCGTCTTCGTCACCGCCCGCATCGCCCAGCGTCTCCGCGAACTCGCCTTCCTCAACTCCGGCCTCGAAATCGTCTTCACCGACGAACGTCCCGCCGAGCCGAAGGTCGAGACCTACCTCTACAAGGACGGCGTCTCCGAGTTCGTGAAGCAGCTCAACCAGGGCAAGAACGTCGTCCATCCGCAGCCCGTGCGCATGACGAAAGAGACCAAGCTCATGCTCGATGACAAACCCATCGAGATCCACTGCGAGGTCGTTTTCCAATACAACGACACTTACAACGACCAGGTCCTCTGTTACACCAACACGATCAACAATCCCGACGGCGGCACGCATCTCTCCGGCTTCCGCTCCGCCCTCACCCGCGCGATCAACCAGTTCGCGAAGTCCAACAATCTCCTCAAGGACAAGGACCCGCAGATCACCGGTGACGACGTCCGCGAAGGCCTCGCCGCCGTCATCTCCATCAAGCACTCCGACCCCAAGTTCGAGTCGCAGACCAAGGTCAAGCTCCTCTCCCCCGAGGTCGAGTCGGTCGTAGGTTCCTCCACCTACGAGGGCCTAATGATGTATTTCGAGACCAACCCCCAGATGGGCAAGCGCATCATCGACAAGGGTCTCAACGCCGCCCGCGCCCGCGAAGCCGCCCGCAAGGCCCGTGAGACCGTCCGCAAGGGCGCCCTCTCCGGCGGCGGCCTCCCCGGCAAGCTCGCTGACTGCTCCGAGCGCGATCCCGCGCAGACCGAGCTCTACATCGTCGAGGGCGACTCCGCCGGCGGCTCCGCCAAGCAGGGCCGCGACCGCCGCTACCAGGCGATCCTCCCGCTCCGCGGCAAGCTCATCAACACCGAGAAAGCCCGCCTCGACAAGGTGCTCTCCAACGAGGAAATCCGCACCCTCATCACCGCCTGCGGCACCGGCATCGGCGAGGGCGACGAATCCATCGGCGGCTTCAACGCCGACAAAGCCCGTTACCACAAGATCATCATCATGACGGACGCCGATGTGGACGGCTCCCACATCCGCACGCTCCTCCTCACGTTCCTCTATCGCCAGATGAAGGGACTCATCGAGCGCGGCTTCATCTACATCGCCCAGCCGCCTCTCTATAAGATCAAGCGCAAGAAGCGTGAGCAATACGTGGACAACGACGAGCAGCTCAACCGCATCCTCCTCGAGCTCGGCTCCGAAGACGTGACCCTCACGCGTATCCGCGACGGCCATACATTCGCCACCACGCAGATCGACCAGATCGTCGAAAACCTCGCGGCCCTCGAAAAACTCGGCGGCGGCGTCACCCGCTACGGCGTCGAACTGCCGGCCTACCTCGACCAGCACGACAAGACCACGCAGGTCCTCCCCCGCTACATCGCCCGCATCCGCGAGGGCAACAAAGAGTCCCACGAGTTCCTCCTGGACGAACACGCCCGCGCCGCGTTCATCGCCCGCGAAGGCCTCGACGCCGATCCCACGATCGACGCCCCGAAGCCCACCGGCCCGATCCGTCGCGTCACGCTGCACGAGATCTTCGAATCCAACGAAATGGCCAAGCTCCTCCGCGCCATCGCCGCCATCGGACTCGAGATCAACCAGTTCACCACCACGTCCGAGGCCCGCTACGCGATCACCGAAAACGTCGGCCAGAAAGGCGAAACCCGCGTCGAGCTCGCCTCGCCGCTCGACATCGTCACCCACATCCGCGGCAACGGACGCAAGGGCCTGCATATTCAACGCTACAAAGGTCTGGGTGAAATGAACCCGAAGCAGCTCTTCGAAACGACGATGGACCCCGAGAAACGCCGCCTCCTGAAAGTGGACATCACCGACGCCGCCAAGGCCGACGCCCTGTTCACCCTCCTCATGGGCGACGAAGTCCCCCCCCGCCGCCAGTTCATCGAAGACAATGCTTTGAACGTCCAGTATCTGGACGTTTGA
- the gyrA gene encoding DNA gyrase subunit A, with amino-acid sequence MYTGNEKLATANITDIMQSAYIEYSMSVIISRALPDARDGLKPVQRRILYAMLREGLLHNRSFDKCAGVVGEVLKNYHPHGDSSVYDTLVRLAQNWVMRYTLIDPQGNFGSVDGDPAAAYRYTEARLKNIAEDLLADIEEDTVDFAPNYKESTTEPTVLPSALPNLLMNGSTGIAVGMATNIPPHNLHEIIAATCAIIDNPRVSVDELCTLIQGPDFPTGGIIAGREGILSYLKTGKGIVRIRGKAHTEETKTGSEQIIITEIPYNVNRANLVLRIAELVGEKSLEGIRDLRDESDENTRIVIELKRGEQSRVVINQLFQKTALESSFGVTLLAIDKKRPKQMNIKELIECFIEHRRDVVTRRTQFRLKKALDRAHILEGYIIALDNLDDFVKIIRASSNRDEAKTKLMAKYPLSERQTDAILELRLYQLTGLERGKIEAEYLELQNLIAYLREILESDARLMEIIKTELLAMKDKYGDQRKTQIVAAAGEFRMEDVIPNEGCVITVSHLGFIKRTPVADYRSQKRGGKGVIGAETYEEDFVENLFTASTHDYILFITSHGQCMAKKVYDVPEGNRTSKGKSVKSFLALDEGEKIAAMLTMADFVPDRYLVMATKAGTIKKTALTDYTNATRESGLIGINLAEGDTVIGCVLTTGNDELILVSHQGLAVRFREKDENGEVLFRDTGRATGGVTGMRFKLDSDYLEVLEVVDHTSKFLVASQAGLGVRTRFEDYRLINRGGSGVWAIDLPEDGSINIAGALSVKDTDEIMLLTAKGQSVRCPVNTIREVNRGGKGVKLLTLAEGDKLLSIARVVETDEEQAAAAAGAPTEPPAPETT; translated from the coding sequence GTGTATACAGGTAACGAAAAACTCGCGACGGCCAACATCACCGACATCATGCAGTCGGCCTACATCGAATACTCGATGTCGGTCATCATCTCGCGCGCCCTCCCCGACGCGCGCGACGGCCTGAAGCCCGTGCAACGCCGCATCCTCTACGCGATGCTCCGCGAAGGCCTCCTGCACAACCGCTCCTTCGACAAGTGCGCCGGCGTCGTCGGTGAAGTCCTCAAAAACTACCACCCCCACGGCGACTCCTCCGTTTACGACACCCTCGTCCGCCTCGCGCAGAATTGGGTCATGCGCTACACGCTCATCGACCCGCAGGGCAACTTCGGCTCCGTCGACGGCGACCCCGCCGCCGCCTACCGCTACACCGAGGCCCGCCTCAAGAACATCGCCGAAGACCTCCTCGCCGACATCGAGGAAGACACCGTCGACTTCGCGCCCAACTACAAAGAGTCCACCACCGAGCCCACCGTCCTCCCGTCCGCCCTGCCGAATCTCCTGATGAACGGCTCGACCGGCATCGCGGTCGGCATGGCGACCAACATCCCGCCGCACAACCTGCACGAGATCATCGCCGCCACCTGCGCGATCATCGACAACCCCCGCGTCTCCGTCGACGAACTCTGCACCCTCATCCAGGGCCCCGACTTCCCCACCGGCGGCATCATCGCCGGCCGCGAAGGCATCCTCTCCTACCTCAAGACCGGCAAAGGCATCGTCCGCATCCGCGGCAAAGCCCACACCGAAGAGACCAAGACCGGCTCGGAGCAGATCATCATCACCGAGATCCCGTATAACGTTAACCGCGCCAACCTCGTCCTCCGCATCGCCGAACTCGTCGGCGAGAAATCCCTCGAAGGCATCCGTGACCTCCGCGACGAGTCCGACGAAAACACCCGCATCGTCATCGAGCTCAAACGCGGCGAACAGTCCCGCGTCGTCATCAACCAGCTCTTCCAGAAAACCGCCCTCGAATCCTCCTTCGGCGTCACGCTCCTTGCCATCGACAAGAAGCGCCCGAAGCAGATGAACATCAAGGAACTCATCGAGTGCTTCATCGAACACCGCCGCGACGTCGTCACCCGCCGCACCCAGTTCCGCCTCAAGAAAGCCCTCGACCGCGCGCACATCCTCGAAGGCTACATCATCGCCCTCGATAACCTCGACGACTTCGTCAAAATCATCCGCGCCTCCTCCAACCGCGACGAGGCCAAGACGAAGCTCATGGCCAAGTATCCGCTCTCCGAGCGCCAGACCGACGCCATCCTCGAACTCCGCCTCTACCAGCTCACCGGCCTGGAGCGCGGCAAGATCGAAGCCGAATACCTCGAACTTCAGAACCTGATCGCCTACCTCCGCGAGATCCTCGAGTCCGACGCCCGCCTGATGGAAATCATCAAGACCGAGCTCCTCGCCATGAAGGACAAATACGGCGACCAGCGCAAAACCCAGATCGTCGCCGCCGCCGGCGAATTCCGCATGGAAGACGTCATCCCCAACGAAGGCTGCGTCATCACCGTCTCCCACCTCGGCTTCATCAAACGCACCCCCGTCGCCGACTACCGCTCCCAGAAACGCGGCGGCAAGGGCGTCATCGGTGCCGAAACCTACGAAGAGGATTTTGTGGAGAACCTCTTCACCGCCTCCACCCACGACTACATCCTCTTCATCACCAGCCACGGCCAGTGCATGGCGAAGAAAGTTTACGACGTCCCCGAGGGCAACCGCACCTCCAAGGGCAAATCCGTCAAATCCTTCCTCGCCCTCGACGAAGGCGAAAAGATCGCCGCCATGCTCACCATGGCCGACTTCGTCCCCGACCGCTACCTCGTCATGGCGACCAAGGCCGGCACCATTAAGAAGACCGCGCTCACCGACTACACCAACGCCACGCGCGAGTCCGGCCTCATCGGTATCAACCTCGCCGAAGGTGACACCGTGATCGGCTGCGTGCTCACCACCGGCAACGACGAACTCATCCTCGTTTCGCACCAAGGCCTCGCCGTCCGCTTCCGCGAAAAAGACGAAAACGGCGAAGTCCTCTTCCGCGACACCGGCCGCGCGACGGGCGGCGTCACCGGCATGCGCTTCAAGTTGGACAGCGATTATTTGGAAGTCCTCGAAGTCGTGGACCACACGAGCAAGTTCCTCGTCGCGAGCCAGGCGGGTCTAGGTGTCCGCACCCGCTTCGAAGATTACCGCCTCATCAACCGCGGCGGCAGCGGCGTGTGGGCGATTGATCTACCGGAAGACGGCTCGATCAACATCGCCGGTGCCCTGAGCGTCAAAGACACCGACGAAATCATGCTCCTCACCGCCAAAGGCCAGAGTGTCCGCTGCCCGGTGAACACCATCCGCGAAGTCAACCGCGGCGGTAAAGGCGTCAAACTCCTCACCCTCGCCGAAGGCGACAAACTCCTCAGCATCGCCCGAGTAGTCGAAACCGACGAAGAACAAGCCGCCGCCGCAGCCGGAGCCCCCACCGAGCCCCCGGCCCCCGAAACCACCTAA
- a CDS encoding SIR2 family protein has product MNEMNERAAAELTKLLDKSPILFVGAGLTIPPYWIWSRLIHEIAVLMGLPSPTETDPLLASQSLYNTNPTAFDQAVIQLFQPRPSECRDALLHIVNIGFKSILTTNFDRTIEEAFAYTNQEPPQILAYPRLLPTLCEAGTVHYIHGRVPDEKESGTGIILHRESYQKSYHDEPRNIPTYLFQVLLSNNVIFTGYSLSPHEPLNHIFTAIKKFSNEPSNQKLASRFPPKTRTILLPFEANNQESKQRLEGLGIDIIEYDKLDENYTGLDLVWRDVFMKSKRSSKTKSALAYDPFSNMPNLP; this is encoded by the coding sequence ATGAATGAGATGAATGAAAGGGCTGCGGCAGAGCTAACTAAGCTCCTCGATAAATCACCCATCCTTTTTGTAGGAGCAGGACTGACGATTCCGCCATATTGGATATGGTCGAGGCTCATTCATGAAATTGCGGTATTAATGGGACTGCCCAGCCCAACCGAAACGGATCCGCTTCTAGCATCCCAATCCCTATATAATACGAACCCCACAGCATTTGATCAGGCCGTAATTCAGCTCTTTCAGCCAAGGCCATCAGAATGCAGAGACGCACTTTTACATATTGTTAATATAGGATTCAAATCCATACTCACAACCAACTTCGACAGAACAATCGAAGAAGCATTCGCCTACACAAATCAAGAGCCACCTCAAATTCTAGCATACCCTCGCCTGCTACCCACCTTATGCGAGGCAGGGACAGTGCACTACATACATGGCAGAGTGCCCGACGAAAAAGAATCAGGCACAGGCATCATATTACACCGAGAATCCTACCAGAAATCATACCACGACGAACCGCGAAACATCCCGACATATTTATTCCAAGTTCTTTTATCAAACAACGTTATATTTACCGGCTATAGCCTATCACCGCACGAACCCCTCAATCACATTTTCACAGCAATCAAAAAATTTTCCAACGAACCCAGCAATCAAAAACTCGCATCACGATTTCCACCTAAAACCAGAACAATCCTACTCCCATTTGAGGCTAACAATCAGGAATCAAAACAAAGACTGGAAGGCTTGGGCATCGATATAATAGAATACGACAAATTAGACGAAAACTACACAGGCCTAGATTTAGTCTGGCGCGATGTTTTCATGAAGAGCAAGCGAAGTTCAAAAACCAAGAGCGCATTGGCTTACGATCCATTTTCCAACATGCCGAATCTGCCGTAA